One Macadamia integrifolia cultivar HAES 741 unplaced genomic scaffold, SCU_Mint_v3 scaffold1998, whole genome shotgun sequence genomic window, GCTCCTCCGCAAAATGATAGAAGATCTATCAGCTTCAGGATTCACTTTACACTGAGGGGCCACTCTAGACTCGAAGGGGAAAGAGTGGTAATAGAGTCTCCCTCACACATGACTTCCAAGCTCACATCAGAGCCGAACCTAGCACTGCTACATGTATAATGTGGGTATTATTGCACAAAGTTGTTTGATATGTTAATCCATCTTGGTCTTTTAATGGTTATGGACACTGTTGTTATAAGTGGATGTACAAACAAGCTACCATGTCCAAACAAGTCACTGATGACCATGGTTTACAAAACCATTAGGAGAAAAAGGAGTATTCATCAGATTCAACCTGGTTGAAACAATCCAATAATCTTCTGAAGATCTATGTCAGACCTACTGTTGGCATGGATCTGAATGTGTAGAATCATTAGTTCCAAGCACAGATGCCAGCACTATATGCTGGAGCCTGTACTAAACACTACCTTTGCTGCCATATGACACCCAAAAGATGATACATGCACTATGAATCGTCAATTAGGTGCAGGTTTACCAAGGTAGCTATTTTCTTAATTCAGAATCTTATGGAGAGATATTGGTTCCTAATTTTCAATTAAAAGGACAGAAGATTGGATCTAGGAAACCATTATAGAATAAACCACATGCTTTTTCTGATCAAAGTTGGAGAATAAAGGCCTTTTAGAAACTCTGGACCATAAATTTTCAAATGCACATGTGTCACCATTGTTCATATGCTGCCATTTAAATAACCTAACTTACTGtgtaactttaaaaaatagtaaTATGCATATCCTTCAGATCTTCTTGTCTCCTTATTTTCTCCTGTAAATAAATCTGTTCAAAAGCTAAACTTATATTTGGGTTTGTGATTAATTTGGGTTTCTGGATAAATTTACTCTTCATAGACATGGAGCTAGTAAACAAAATTATTAGAAGAAACCACCCTTCCAAATTGGTTCTACCTGGTTCTGATTTGATGTTTGGATTCTTTGAATGGAATATTTTCAGTCAAATCAGCCTACTATTTAGCATTACAATGCCAAAGATTAATTGATTTTCCAAGTTTTAGGTCAATTTGGCCTCTTATTTTGAAGCATATCTTGAAACTCAAATTACTtcccatttaaaaaataataataataatagtaataataataataataataataataataataataataataataataataataataataatataatagtaataataataataataataataataataataataataataataatgttgaAATGTTGCTCTAACTCAATTGTTGTCAACCATTGTCCATTTCTCCTCCTTATATGCCTTAGTCCTTTATGTTCAAAATGTTTTGGGCCTGAGGAGACAGTTTTTGATACTTTTTTCGTTGTGATTTTGGTTCTCCATGCTGGAGAGCTTCTCCTTCATAATTAATACTAATCACCTGCAGGGTTGCACTATGATTGATTTAGTTTAGCAATTTTTGAATATTCATGTTCAATTACTGGTTTCTGATGATGCAGTGTTGCAATGGGTAACTCTGATTTGGTATATTTGAAAAGCCTGTAACAATTTTATCTTCAATCATATTAACCATCTCTTTTAAATGTGACTCAAGGGTTTTATATTTGGATTGAGCAAGGATGACTGGGTATTAATAGGAATCAATATGAGTATCAAACTGATCTTCCTGATATTTCCTCATTCACCCTCCTTTAGATTCTGATCATGTGTTgagtttattttctaataacAATTGTGGTGGTTGTTAAAGCTttcatcttaaaaccaattggatTAAAGTGGGGTGGCCTCTTGTGGCCCTTATACATGATAGTTTAGTCACACATAGCTAATAtgggactatctcaatactCCCCCTTATGTGCAGGCCTTTTATGGTTCTGTCTTCATGGGTTGAGCAATGAACCCATTATCGACGGATACCCGCTCTAATACTATATTATAAAGCTTTCATCTTAATTCCAATTGGCTTAAAGTGTGGTGGCCTCTTGTGACTCTTATACATGATAATTGAGTCATCCATAGTCaatgtgggactatctcaatatTGACAACAGTGTTATCATTCATGATTATAAAGGGATCTTTATTGCAACCAAGTACGGAATTGGCCTTAGCTTTTCTAAATTCTATGGAGGTCGAAGCCTTGAGGGATGGCATTCTGTTAGCTAGAAGCTTTTCGCCTTCGCAAGATTCTGTGTTGCTCTAATTACCTTTAGTTTGATTGCTTGATTAAAAAGATCTACATTAGCTCCGAATTGGATGATTATTATTTTAGTTGATGACATTCATTTTCtatgttagagcaaacaccaagaaaattcaaaaatgaaCAGACAATGGATccacacaacacagagatttaataaggttcacacaccggtgtGGTGTACTGTGTCCTTgtacaaagaagaagatgtttcactatgcagaagagagattacactcacgtagcggcgagaaaactcgccttgaaaccctagctcaaaaaacccccaaattacaatgacctACTCAACAAGACAATGGTACATTATATGCTCCAAATCGTAgatcgacccatcgggtcgtggtcAATCGGTCAAACCATACTGCAGGGCTACGCCGTCGCATCCCATACAAAGTCAGTGCTGGGCTCCAGGTTTGGACCTATCGACCCAATCCCTCTGCTTTTAttatagatctcagaaaaaactTTTCATTCagatcaccaccaaaatatatcagagctgatcaatcttcaaaatagatcaagaattcgagacaaacttaacattctATGTAATATCTTTGATATTGTTTCTCATTATttgaagggtaatttacagcgccaccccctggagaatgctaatattataagaacaccccctctctttcaccaaattagactcagaccccctaccatcagtcTCCATTAAGTAAGGatttaaaatgacatttttacccttttaattaaaataaataataaaacataTTGTACCTAAGTTACTTCGCACCGACCGTCCGCAACAGCAGCTGTCGGTGGTTCTAGCTTCTTCTCCGGTGGAGTCGCAGTGGTCTCAGTTGGCCGGAGTCCCGAGACTTACGTGGTGGCATTAAAGGTGAAGGCCCCTCCACCCCCGGCATGCACTAGCACGACAGCGCCACTACTCGATCCCTCTCGCCTTGCATCGATCGATCTGGTCACTGTGTTGGATGTCAGCGGAAGCATGACCCGTGCCAAATTGCAGATGCTGAAGCGTGCCATGCGGCTTGTGATATCATCGCTTGGCTCTTCTTATCGGCTCTCCATCATTGCCTTCTCGGCGTGCTCCAAGAGGTTGTTGCCGCTGAGAAGGATGACGGCTCAGGGCCAGCGCTCGACGCGGCGAATCATCGACCTGCTCGTCGCTGGGCAGGGTACCAGCGTTGGAGAAGCTCTGAGGAAAGCCGCTGAGGTGCTGGAAGATCGGTGGGAGAGAAATCCCGTGGCGAGTATCATGCTCCTATCGGATAGCCAGGACGAGCGTGTCTCTAGAGCGAATTCAGAGGATCGACGGTGTTCGAAACCCCAAGTGTCGTGGacaagattctctctctctctctctctctcacacacacacacacacagagaagTCTGAACCGTGAGGCCAACTtgtgtgttttaaaaaaaaaaggtccagAATGCCGAGCTTGTCAAGACCAAAGAACTCAGGTGGGATTTCACCGGAGAACTGGTTGCAACTCAAATTCAGAACTGGTTGCAACTCAAAGACTTGATTAAGTCTGCTACTGGTTGCCGCGAGCCTGTTGTCACCGTCCGTCGCTGATGCCGTTGTTGCCGGTGATGGAAACAAACATGCCCATGCCTTCATCGTCACCGTCGGCCTCTCCAACGATGCCACCATCATGGGTCACCTCCTCGCCGCAAGTTCCTGGAGGGGCTTATTACATAGACATTTTAGGTATTTTACGTTTagtttagtaagggcattttggtatttaaaataaaatataatagttgacatcagcatatatagtatattctttaacggagactgacggtagggggtctgagtctaatttggtgaaagagagggggtgttcctataatattggcattctccagggggtggcgttgtaaattaccctatatttattttttatgtgaaGAGACTGTCAGGCTCGTAGAGTTTTGACTTTTGAGGTTAAAATTTTCGGATGGGACACTTCTCTTTACTGTTCATTGTTTAGGTCTTGTCTATAGTTATCTTGGCAAAAGTACTACATGATGAGGGGAGGATCTCACGACTCTTGGTGCCTCAATTCTCTGAGTTTCTATCAATGCTTCATCCTTTGAGCTTCTCTCAAAACGTTGGATCATCACCTTACCATGTGGCTCGTGAGTATTaaggagaggagccagatccaaTATTTTCATTTGATTGCCGGATTGAAAATGGTGGTAATTTTATCTTGACCGATCCATATCAGTTCatgggtaaaatagtaaaaaatttcaTACTTTTAATAAAATGCAGGGACAATATCGACCAACATATACTAATCCAGATCAATATCAAATCAGTATCGGCAGAAACATATACCGTCCCTTAAATCCTTGGTCCCGATGGCAGAGACGTGTACCGTCCGTTAAATCCTTGATCCCGATTCATCCATGCTTGCCATGGAGCAACTCATAATAAATGATGACGTGACAACGATAACGTTACAATTTTTATAAGTCATTGGAAAATAATTTCCAGGAAAAGATTTGTAGTGGAACATAAGTTTTCGAAGAGAGGGATTTAAATCGCATAATGgggttatttttgaaaacaaaaataacagGTGCCAACCACTATCACTGCCTGCAATAAGATTTGGGGATTCACGAGTCACGGTTCTGTCTTGTCGCCACGTGTTGctattaagatttttatttctttttttttgttttattagatAACTGACGGAAGTTTATCTGTCATAATCGTTAAGAATCGTGGCAGGGCTAAATTTCTCTCAACATTTGAGGGGACTGGAGAGAATGCGGAGTGCGAAGACCCCGGAAAATTAAAGTTGAGGACAGTCACTTACGCGTTGCAGACGGCAAAGATAGAGAAAATTAGAGTTGAGGACAGTGTCTTGCAGAAAAACAAGCAACGGGAAAATTAAATTTGAGGACAGTGACGAGAGTCACTTGCCCATGTTGGTTAGACAAAGATACAGAAAATTAGAGTTGAGGACAGAGTTTTGCAGAGCACAAGGAAGAGAAAATTAAAGTTGAGGACAGTTAGTTACTGTAGcagagaagaaggaaagcttAAGTTTTGCAGATCAGGGCCTGGGAGATGTGGTTCTAGTCTATATATACCAGTGAAATGGTGAGTTAGAAGTGTGAGTTTTGAGTTCTAAAGATAAGATTCTTTAGAAGAGTGTGTGAGATAagtctctcaagtctcaagtctctcAAGTTTCTCATCGATCATGGCGATTGTGGAGGTAGACAGAGCTGATGAGCAATTGCAAGCTCAAGCTCACGTATGGAAGTACATATTTAATTTCATCAACTCAATGGCTCTTAAGTGTGCCGTTGATCTGGGTATACCAGATGTGATCCACGGCCATGACCGACCAGTGACCCTCACTGAACTGGCCACCGCACTTTCCATTCCGGCGGTGAAAAAAGATTGTCTCCGTCGTTTGATGCGCTTACTAGGGCATAACGGCTTCTTTGTGAGGCAAACCAAtcgagatggagaagaagagtaTCTTCTCACTCCGTCTTCCAAACTCCTCGTTAAGGAGAATCCCATAAACCTATTGGGTTTCATGGAAGAGGAGATTAACCCAGTTTTTGTGTCAACTTGGCATTATTTTGGTGAATGGTTTAAAACCACAGAACAAAGACTATTTAAAATGGCCCATGGCGTGAGCCTTTGGGAATATAATAGCCAGCACCCTGAGATGAACGCTGTGTTCAACGAAGGTATGGCTTCTGACGCTCGTTTCTTGATGAATATAGTGGTTCGTAAGTGCCCTGAGGTTTACCAAGGCCTCAAGTCGCTCGTCGACGTCGGTGGAGGTACCGGAACCGCCGCCCGTACTATCGCCGAGGCCTTCCCTCATGTCAAGTGCTCTGTCTATGATCTCCCTCATGTGATTGCTACCTTGCCCAAGAACGACATCATCGAAGGCATCGGAGGGAGCATGTTCGAATCTATCCCACCCACTCATGCAGTTCACCTCAAGGTAAACTCCTAGTGTGACTCTTTGGTGGcatcttttcctctcttctagTCTCTGAAAggataataaatttttttttttttttagtaagggTATGTTTGGATGGTAGGGTTTTCTAACTTGGTTCACATGGTTGTAGTGGGTTCTACATGACTGGAGTGATGAGGAGTGCTTAACAATACTGAAGAATTGCAAGGAAGCGATTCCATCAAGAGAAGAGGGAGGGAAGGTGATTATATTGGACATGGTtgtggaggagaagaaggatgaTCCTGATTCCACAGAGGCACAGCTTTTATTCGATGTGTTGGTGATGTTAGATGTAGGGGGGAAGGAAAGGACTGAACAAGAATGGAAGAAACTCTTCAAGGATGCTGGTTTCTCTGATTACAAGATCAAATCTGTTCTGGGTGTCCGATCACTTATTGAGGTTTATCCATGATTTTGAGTTACTTTTATgggtttatgtgtttatgggtATATGGGGGTGTCTCTTTCCTTTCTGTACTGGAAACTTAAAAGTGGTAGTTTATGGTATGGAATCTTAAGTGTGTGTTTAATTTTCAGTAAATAATTGCTGATGTCCATGAAAAATTAACGATGTACTTGGATGAGGACATTAGTTTGTGTGGAAATATGAATGAATCTTATcgttttcttctccattttacATCTATGATCATGTATATCTTCTTTGATCATCTTTAAACAATattagatgtgaagaattaAAGAAAGCTTGGGTTTTCATGAAATTTCCATCTCCAGATGATGGCAAATGGATAATAATCTGctcaacaaaagaaaacaaagactcAATTTTTGGGGAATTTAGTGTCACTCTCCTACACTTGggcctatatttattaaaactttcccaccttttattattttttttttcctgatactTTATGCTTTTGAActttacatctctttcttctGCTCTTTTAAATACCTAGATCACTTTTCCATTTCACCcgtaatttattaatttttttttaaattgattcaAAAATCGATTGAGAAAAATATTAATACTTTACATGGGTCTCATTCTTCCATTAGCGAGTGGCAAGTTCCCATGAATTTAAATCTCTTTTCATAGTAGAAGGATTAAGTGATTCATATCGGTATTGATTGAGAatgatacaaatttttttttattagttttttaatccCTAAAATCATGTGTCGTAACCCTAATGAAAAATGTATCATTGAGATCGATACTAATCCGAATTAGTATCGACTGCCACTAACACCAATCTAATATCAATTATTAAActcgtgatgatggatgagacaaaagaaaaaaataatagagaattttaataaatataagcTAAATGTAAAAGAGTAATAGTAAAACCATGATATTGTTCGACTTTAGAATAAATCCCCCATAACTTTAAAATAATTTGGGTCATATTAAAGGAATCATCCCTTATCAATAATTCACTATCTCCCTCTCTTGCCAATGTCGAACTAAAAAGAATCTTGAACTCACTTTTTCTTAACTATTGCCTCATCCCCTCTTATGAGACATAAGTGTCCCCGCTATAACCAGGACAAAGAACATAAAAGGAAGTACCAACACATGGCGGAAAAAGAAGTGTACGTGTCGAAGTATATTATCTAAAGGCCCGTCCAAACAGACCTTCGCTGCACCGGGGAggaaacttttatttttcttctgatGATAATGGCTCCCCAATTCGTCGTCGTTCGAAACCAACCACAGACGTCTCCAtcaatcttttgtttttttttcttgacttcATATCCACCGGCTCTGTTCTAAATGCCGAATAACTGCCCACCGTTAAGACCGTTACAATTGCATCTACGGTATCTTAATGGTGAATAACTTCCCACAAGGTTAAAATCTTGCTCTCGTGAATGCTTTCGGTCTGCACTCTCACGGGATCTGGGCCTGTGTTGAAAGGGTTCATGTTATCTTTTAGGAGTTTGAATCCGTGTCTGTATGATTATTTAATCGTATATGTAAACATTTATTTGTTTCAGTTTCTGTCATTTCAAGAGCTAAggatatatttgaaaacaagaacaaatattAGATGTTCACATGTAAGATTAGATGATGGTACAAGCAGTCGGTCCAAAATTGTCTAATGGGCAACCATCATCCATAATTAGTTTATTTAGTTTTCCTTCATTCATTTGGGTTGGTCATTAACTCTTCCCTCGTTTACTATTTGGAATATTCTACTGTGAATCTAGGTTCAAGAATAATCTTGTATGTCCTTCATATGTGGATTTGAAATCCACTTTCTATCTCTACATTTAATGGATTCTAAAACCATGAATCAGGAATGTACAAGATTGTTCTCGTATATAAACCTGATCCGATCTTCTCCGTTCATTTAGAAGATCAAATAGAGTGGATGAAATTTATAAAGAGTGGAGAAAATTTTGGTGTCATCCAAaacttttcataattttttttttcaattgatttttttattattatttatggtCCTCTAATTCCttgataataattaaaaaagaaaaatcagatgAAGCATCATAAGGTAGGTAGTTAGTCATGGCCTCATAGGAAAAAATTAAAGGTTGTTCATTTCTGTAGGAGGTTTGTGCTCTATCCATCCCCAACTCCATCCTCAGATTCTCAGGCTTTGTTAGATTATTCCATTGTTATAATAATTAGGCAagagttttccttcattggTCAGGTGTGAAGAATCCATTGTTCACCTTTGGTAGACCTCTTTTTGCAGTTTCAGATCTAACACACCTTTGGTAGACCTCTTCAATCATTATATGAGAGACTTTGGCAATCAGGAAATGGCTACTCTTTGCAACTGGAGAAGACTGTTGGAAAATTTTTGACGAATCGGATAACAAGGAATTTTATCACCTCTTTTCAGAATCATACTACTCCAATATTGGAGGtggatttttattatcttttcctTTAAGTCGTAGTAGTAGATCAAGACATAGGTggattgattttatttgatccctataattttatatattgataTGGGATTACAAATTATTCCAAATTCTCACCCACTATTGATATAGAATTCTTCTTTCATAAGGGTGGAGAAACTCAGTCATATCAATTGGGAtgtaggacaaagttttccttcactaggTGGCAAGGATTTAAGGGATGGTATCAATTTCGATCCAATACTTATCTAAATCAGATGAGATCGATGGGTATCaatctattttacccttaatttttataaaaagtactatttttttttccattttacccttgaaatgatCAGGATAATTGATCTGGATCGATATCGAAGGAGAAATTgatctcaaccaataccaatccaatgCTGTAGATACGACTGATCCTAGgtcaatacttgaaaccatggtcggTGGTGATTAATGAAGTTCATCGCTTCTTAAGGTTGACACTACCGCTACAGAGTGTTACAATTCCGGATCCAAACCGGTTAGTTAAACCCAGGTTTCCAAAACGTA contains:
- the LOC122065412 gene encoding E3 ubiquitin-protein ligase WAV3-like, giving the protein VTSHRPSATAAVGGSSFFSGGVAVVSVGRSPETYVVALKVKAPPPPACTSTTAPLLDPSRLASIDLVTVLDVSGSMTRAKLQMLKRAMRLVISSLGSSYRLSIIAFSACSKRLLPLRRMTAQGQRSTRRIIDLLVAGQGTSVGEALRKAAEVLEDRWERNPVASIMLLSDSQDERVSRANSEDRRCSKPQVSWTRFSLITDGSLSVIIVKNRGRAKFLSTFEGTGENAECEDPGKLKLRTVTYALQTAKIEKIRVEDSVLQKNKQREN
- the LOC122065398 gene encoding probable O-methyltransferase 3 — protein: MAIVEVDRADEQLQAQAHVWKYIFNFINSMALKCAVDLGIPDVIHGHDRPVTLTELATALSIPAVKKDCLRRLMRLLGHNGFFVRQTNRDGEEEYLLTPSSKLLVKENPINLLGFMEEEINPVFVSTWHYFGEWFKTTEQRLFKMAHGVSLWEYNSQHPEMNAVFNEGMASDARFLMNIVVRKCPEVYQGLKSLVDVGGGTGTAARTIAEAFPHVKCSVYDLPHVIATLPKNDIIEGIGGSMFESIPPTHAVHLKWVLHDWSDEECLTILKNCKEAIPSREEGGKVIILDMVVEEKKDDPDSTEAQLLFDVLVMLDVGGKERTEQEWKKLFKDAGFSDYKIKSVLGVRSLIEVYP